The Burkholderia mayonis genome window below encodes:
- a CDS encoding LysE family translocator, protein MSVETWLAFAGASIVLLMIPGPTILLVIGDSLANRNRSSWSTVAGVAAGDTTAMTISLAGAGALLAMSAAAFTALKLVGGGYLIYLGIRSILHARRIGARDVSVERRSAKRRFLSAWAVTALNPKSIVFFVAFTPQFISPHETFAQQCAVLLPTFVCLATINAACYARIARFAAARLTGAAAQRRFGYGGGAALIGAGTLTLGMSRS, encoded by the coding sequence ATGTCCGTCGAAACCTGGCTCGCATTCGCCGGCGCGAGCATCGTGCTCCTGATGATCCCCGGCCCGACGATCCTGCTCGTGATCGGCGATTCGCTCGCGAACCGCAATCGATCGTCGTGGAGCACCGTCGCGGGCGTCGCGGCCGGCGACACCACCGCGATGACGATCTCGCTCGCCGGCGCGGGCGCGCTGCTCGCGATGTCGGCCGCCGCGTTCACGGCGCTCAAGCTCGTCGGCGGCGGTTATCTGATCTATCTCGGCATCCGGTCGATCCTGCACGCGCGTCGCATCGGCGCGAGGGACGTGAGCGTCGAGCGCCGCTCGGCGAAGCGGCGTTTCTTGTCCGCATGGGCCGTCACCGCGCTGAACCCGAAGAGCATCGTGTTCTTCGTCGCGTTCACTCCGCAGTTCATATCGCCGCACGAGACGTTCGCGCAGCAGTGCGCGGTTTTGCTGCCGACTTTCGTCTGTCTCGCGACGATCAACGCCGCCTGCTATGCGCGCATCGCGCGTTTCGCGGCCGCTCGGCTGACGGGCGCCGCGGCGCAGCGCCGCTTCGGTTATGGCGGCGGCGCCGCGCTGATCGGTGCGGGTACGCTGACGCTCGGGATGTCGCGGAGCTGA
- a CDS encoding flagellin translates to MLGINSNINSLVAQQNLNGSQSALSQAITRLSSGKRINSAADDAAGLAIATRMQTQINGLNQGVSNANDGVSILQTASSGLTSLTNSLQRIRQLAVQASNGPLSASDASALQQEVSQQIAEVNRIASQTNYNGKNILDGSAGTLSFQVGANVGQTVSVNLTQSMSAAMIGGGMVQSGQTLGTLKVAVDSSGAAWTSTSTGQETTQINVLSDGKGGFTFTDQNNQALAAAAVTALFGSSTAGTGTAAAPAFQTLTVNAAATSSLSASDQAAATAMEAQINAVNQPQTVSNLNVSTQTGAYQAMVSIDNALSTVNNLQATLGAAQNRFTAIATTQQAGSNNLAQAQSQIQSADFAQETANLSRAQVLQQAGISVLAQANSLPQQVLKLLQ, encoded by the coding sequence ATGCTCGGAATCAACAGCAACATCAACTCGTTGGTCGCTCAGCAGAACCTCAACGGCTCGCAAAGCGCCCTGTCGCAAGCGATCACCCGTCTGTCGTCGGGCAAGCGCATCAACAGCGCAGCCGACGATGCAGCAGGCCTCGCTATCGCGACCCGGATGCAAACGCAGATCAACGGCCTGAACCAGGGCGTGTCGAACGCGAACGACGGCGTGTCGATCCTGCAAACGGCGTCGAGCGGCCTGACGTCGCTGACGAACAGCCTGCAGCGTATCCGCCAGCTCGCGGTGCAAGCATCGAACGGCCCGCTGAGCGCGAGCGACGCATCGGCGCTGCAACAGGAAGTTTCGCAGCAGATCGCTGAAGTGAACCGTATCGCTTCGCAGACGAACTACAACGGCAAGAACATCCTCGACGGCTCGGCTGGCACGCTCAGCTTCCAAGTCGGCGCGAACGTCGGCCAGACGGTCAGCGTCAACCTGACGCAAAGCATGTCGGCTGCGATGATCGGCGGCGGCATGGTCCAGTCGGGCCAGACGCTCGGCACGCTCAAGGTCGCCGTCGATTCGAGCGGCGCGGCCTGGACGTCGACCAGCACCGGTCAGGAAACGACGCAAATCAACGTCCTGTCGGACGGCAAGGGCGGCTTCACGTTCACCGACCAGAACAACCAGGCGTTGGCTGCGGCGGCCGTCACCGCGCTGTTCGGTTCGTCGACCGCAGGCACGGGCACCGCGGCCGCGCCGGCGTTCCAAACGCTGACGGTGAACGCAGCTGCAACCAGTTCGCTGAGCGCGTCGGATCAGGCGGCGGCGACGGCAATGGAAGCGCAGATCAACGCGGTCAACCAGCCGCAGACGGTCTCGAACCTGAACGTCAGCACGCAGACGGGCGCCTACCAGGCGATGGTGTCGATCGACAACGCACTCTCGACGGTGAACAACCTGCAGGCAACGCTCGGTGCCGCCCAGAACCGCTTCACCGCGATCGCGACGACGCAGCAAGCGGGTTCGAACAACCTGGCGCAAGCGCAATCGCAAATCCAGAGCGCGGATTTCGCTCAGGAAACCGCGAACCTGTCGCGTGCGCAAGTGCTGCAGCAAGCCGGCATCTCGGTGCTCGCGCAAGCGAACTCGCTGCCGCAGCAAGTGCTGAAGCTCCTGCAATAA
- a CDS encoding BadF/BadG/BcrA/BcrD ATPase family protein, giving the protein MGNDIFLIGVDGGGTGTRTVLADAQGRELAQGSGGPSGLALGIDAAWRSIGGACMDACARAGVAFDWQRCVLGCGLAGVNHREWLSAFRASAPLAALAVESDAYTTVVGAHGGAPGVVVALGTGSIAAALDETGACRIAGGYGFPSGDEASGAWLGLRALSYAQQALDGRAPLDAFAQALVTYTGASDRDALIVWSCEANQTAYACLAPIVLAHRDHPAAAQWIEQAGAEIGKMIDALDPAAALPVALCGGLADALVSAVPEPHRARLVAPQADSSHGALRLAAREAARLGLTAQQ; this is encoded by the coding sequence ATGGGCAATGACATTTTTCTGATCGGCGTCGACGGCGGCGGCACGGGCACCCGTACGGTGCTCGCCGATGCGCAGGGGCGCGAACTCGCGCAAGGCAGCGGTGGGCCGTCGGGGCTCGCGCTCGGCATCGACGCCGCGTGGCGCTCGATCGGGGGCGCCTGCATGGACGCTTGCGCGCGGGCCGGCGTCGCGTTCGACTGGCAGCGCTGCGTGCTTGGCTGCGGCCTTGCCGGCGTGAACCATCGCGAGTGGCTGAGCGCATTTCGCGCGAGCGCGCCGCTTGCCGCGCTCGCGGTCGAAAGCGACGCATACACGACTGTCGTCGGCGCGCACGGCGGCGCGCCGGGCGTCGTCGTCGCGCTCGGCACCGGCAGCATTGCCGCCGCGCTTGACGAGACGGGCGCCTGCCGGATCGCGGGCGGGTACGGCTTTCCGTCCGGCGATGAGGCGAGCGGCGCATGGCTCGGCCTGCGCGCGCTGTCGTACGCGCAGCAGGCGCTCGACGGCCGCGCTCCGCTCGACGCGTTCGCGCAGGCGCTCGTCACGTATACCGGCGCGTCCGATCGCGACGCGCTCATCGTTTGGTCATGCGAAGCGAATCAGACGGCATATGCATGCCTTGCGCCGATCGTGCTCGCGCATCGCGACCATCCGGCCGCCGCGCAATGGATCGAGCAAGCGGGCGCCGAGATCGGCAAGATGATCGATGCGCTCGATCCTGCTGCGGCGCTGCCCGTCGCATTGTGCGGCGGGCTTGCCGACGCGCTCGTGAGCGCGGTGCCGGAGCCCCACCGTGCGCGGCTCGTCGCGCCGCAAGCCGACTCCTCGCACGGCGCACTGCGGCTTGCCGCACGGGAAGCGGCAAGGCTCGGGCTCACGGCGCAGCAATGA
- a CDS encoding DUF799 domain-containing protein — MFKFISARRLSAVSVLVLLAACAGPAKHVDYTAFKKSQPRAILLLPPQNDTSDVKATYGLLSRMTQPVAEAGYYVVPVAVMEETFKQNGLTNAADVQSVSPAKLREIFGADAALYTTVTQYGSVYTVLDSTTVVSASAKLVDLRTGDLLWQGTGRATGKELGSSMDFSGFGLIATLAQAAVKQIAHTLSDDAVDVAGLTSGRMLSAGQPNGLLYGPHSPKYGTD, encoded by the coding sequence ATGTTCAAGTTCATTTCCGCAAGACGCCTGTCGGCCGTGTCCGTGCTCGTGCTGCTCGCCGCGTGCGCTGGGCCGGCGAAGCACGTCGATTACACCGCGTTCAAGAAAAGCCAGCCGCGCGCGATCCTGCTGCTGCCGCCGCAGAACGACACGTCGGACGTTAAGGCGACGTATGGCCTCCTGTCGCGGATGACGCAGCCCGTCGCCGAAGCGGGCTACTATGTCGTGCCCGTCGCCGTGATGGAGGAGACGTTCAAGCAGAACGGCCTGACGAACGCCGCCGACGTCCAGAGCGTGTCGCCCGCGAAGCTGCGCGAGATCTTCGGCGCGGACGCGGCGCTGTACACGACAGTCACGCAGTACGGCTCGGTCTACACGGTGCTCGACAGCACGACGGTCGTGTCGGCGTCCGCGAAGCTCGTCGACCTGCGCACGGGCGACTTGCTGTGGCAGGGTACCGGGCGCGCGACCGGCAAGGAACTCGGCTCCAGCATGGATTTCAGCGGTTTCGGCCTGATCGCCACGCTCGCGCAGGCGGCCGTCAAGCAGATCGCGCACACGCTGAGCGACGACGCGGTCGACGTCGCGGGGCTGACGAGCGGCCGGATGTTGTCGGCCGGCCAGCCGAACGGGCTGCTGTACGGCCCGCATTCGCCGAAGTACGGCACTGACTGA
- a CDS encoding DUF4810 domain-containing protein, translating into MTTTKKTFKTGAWLPIAAAGALLTGCAANQPKPLYQWDGYQPQVYEYFKGQKSPEDQIDALEKALQQIRAKGNRPPPGFEAHLGMLYASVGKEQQAEQAFQAEKASFPESSPFMDFLLKKKSAAPQPKPQAPVQTQTHAQQQ; encoded by the coding sequence ATGACAACAACGAAGAAGACCTTCAAGACGGGGGCCTGGCTGCCGATCGCGGCAGCAGGCGCGCTGCTCACGGGCTGCGCGGCGAATCAGCCGAAGCCGCTCTATCAATGGGACGGCTATCAGCCGCAAGTCTACGAATACTTCAAGGGACAAAAGAGCCCCGAAGACCAGATCGACGCGCTCGAGAAGGCGCTGCAGCAGATTCGCGCGAAGGGCAACCGTCCGCCGCCCGGATTCGAAGCGCATCTGGGGATGCTGTACGCGAGCGTCGGCAAGGAACAGCAGGCCGAGCAGGCATTCCAGGCCGAGAAGGCATCGTTTCCCGAATCGTCGCCGTTCATGGATTTCCTGCTGAAGAAGAAATCCGCGGCGCCGCAACCGAAACCGCAAGCGCCGGTGCAAACTCAAACGCACGCACAACAGCAATAA
- a CDS encoding acid phosphatase, which produces MTDKNSPSTDLPEDPDRRRVLGGIAALGASVALAGCETTEPGAPRTADDLRLDAALRKEVRNIVVIYAENRSFANLFGDFPGVQQLLGAVPSERYAQLDRDGRTPLPTLPKIWGGLVPQAQVVDGKRYMIGERDITGLPNAPFVIPDAQGKPLPNGVITRDLWHRFYQNQMQINAGRNDQFAAWADSGGLVMGHYRNSAETLRLWNLARQYTLCDNFFMAAFGGSWLNHIFLISAQAPLYPDVQKSPAKHLVSVVEGDDPTGARLKLATDSPASALDGPPKFENDGLFTPDGYAVNTMAPPYQPSSVRPPVDGNPAYADPSNPRVLPPQHYATIGDRLSEKDIDWAWYGGAWQFALEHRDTGSMPDFQYHHQPFNYFANYAPGSEARRRHVRDAGLGDDPSTNHLIADIVAGRLPTVTFYKPQGNLNMHAGYADVESGDRHIAKVIDHIMRGPQWPHTVVILTVDENGGWWDPVSPPKGDRWGPGSRIPAMVISPFAKKGYVDHTLYDTNSILRFISRVHGLSPLDGVLARERAFAARDALPPGDLTAALDLG; this is translated from the coding sequence GTGACTGACAAGAATTCCCCGTCGACCGACCTTCCCGAAGACCCCGACCGCCGCCGCGTGCTCGGCGGCATCGCCGCGCTCGGCGCGAGCGTCGCGCTTGCCGGCTGCGAGACGACTGAACCGGGCGCCCCGCGCACGGCCGATGATCTGCGGCTCGATGCCGCATTGCGCAAGGAGGTGCGCAACATCGTCGTGATCTATGCGGAGAACCGCAGCTTCGCGAACCTGTTCGGCGATTTCCCCGGCGTGCAGCAGCTACTCGGCGCGGTGCCGTCCGAGCGCTACGCGCAACTCGACCGTGACGGCAGGACGCCGCTGCCGACGCTGCCGAAAATCTGGGGCGGCCTCGTGCCGCAGGCGCAGGTCGTCGACGGCAAGCGCTATATGATCGGCGAGCGCGACATCACGGGGCTGCCCAACGCGCCGTTCGTGATTCCCGATGCGCAAGGCAAGCCGCTGCCGAACGGTGTCATCACGCGCGATCTGTGGCATCGCTTCTATCAGAACCAGATGCAGATCAACGCGGGCCGCAACGACCAGTTCGCCGCATGGGCCGACTCGGGCGGGCTCGTGATGGGCCATTACCGCAATTCGGCCGAAACGCTGCGGCTCTGGAATCTCGCACGGCAATACACGCTCTGCGACAACTTCTTCATGGCCGCGTTCGGCGGCTCGTGGCTGAACCACATCTTCCTGATTTCCGCGCAAGCGCCGCTCTATCCGGACGTGCAGAAGAGTCCGGCGAAGCATCTGGTGTCGGTCGTCGAAGGCGACGATCCGACCGGCGCGCGCCTGAAGCTCGCGACGGATTCGCCCGCATCGGCGCTCGACGGCCCGCCGAAGTTCGAGAACGACGGCCTCTTCACGCCGGACGGCTACGCGGTGAACACGATGGCGCCACCGTATCAGCCGAGCAGCGTGCGGCCGCCCGTCGACGGCAACCCGGCGTATGCGGATCCGTCGAATCCGCGCGTGCTGCCGCCGCAGCACTACGCGACGATCGGCGATCGCTTGTCGGAGAAAGACATCGACTGGGCGTGGTACGGCGGCGCGTGGCAATTCGCGCTCGAGCATCGCGACACGGGCTCGATGCCGGATTTCCAGTATCACCATCAGCCGTTCAACTACTTCGCGAACTACGCGCCTGGCTCGGAGGCGCGACGCCGGCACGTGCGCGATGCGGGCCTCGGCGACGATCCGTCGACGAACCATCTGATCGCCGACATCGTCGCGGGACGCCTGCCGACCGTCACGTTCTACAAGCCGCAGGGCAACCTGAACATGCACGCGGGGTATGCGGACGTCGAGTCGGGCGACCGTCACATCGCGAAGGTGATCGACCACATCATGCGCGGCCCGCAATGGCCGCACACGGTCGTGATCCTGACGGTCGACGAGAACGGCGGCTGGTGGGACCCGGTGTCGCCGCCGAAGGGCGACCGCTGGGGCCCGGGCTCGCGGATCCCGGCGATGGTGATCTCGCCGTTCGCGAAGAAGGGCTACGTCGATCACACGCTGTACGACACGAATTCGATCCTGCGCTTCATTTCGCGCGTGCACGGGCTTTCGCCGCTCGACGGCGTGCTCGCGCGCGAGCGCGCGTTCGCGGCGCGCGACGCGCTGCCGCCGGGGGATCTGACTGCGGCGCTCGATCTCGGCTGA
- the rpsU gene encoding 30S ribosomal protein S21 gives MTTILLKENEPFEVAIRRFRRAIEKNGLIAELRERQSYEKPTAVRKRKKAAAVKRLHKRLRSQMLPKKLH, from the coding sequence ATGACGACGATTCTTTTGAAAGAAAATGAGCCGTTCGAAGTGGCGATTCGCCGCTTCCGCCGCGCTATCGAAAAAAATGGCCTGATCGCCGAGCTGCGTGAGCGCCAATCGTACGAAAAGCCGACTGCCGTGCGCAAGCGCAAGAAGGCTGCTGCGGTGAAGCGTCTGCACAAGCGCCTGCGCAGCCAGATGCTGCCGAAGAAGCTCCACTAA
- a CDS encoding DNA-3-methyladenine glycosylase I: MPMQERCNWVKTEADAHYHDTEWGVPSHDDRHLFEMLVLEGAQAGLSWSTILNKRAGYRAAFADFDVDKVARFTPKRIDELVLDARIVRNRAKIEATVANARAVQQIRAEHGSLAAFLWSFVDGAPLQNAWASYREAPASTERSDALSKALKRYGCKFVGSTICYALMQATGMVNDHEKNCPCRARCAALGKKMGKKGSAA; this comes from the coding sequence ATGCCGATGCAGGAACGCTGCAATTGGGTAAAAACCGAAGCGGACGCTCACTATCACGATACCGAATGGGGCGTGCCGTCGCACGACGACCGGCACTTGTTCGAAATGCTCGTGCTCGAGGGCGCACAGGCAGGCTTGTCATGGTCGACGATCTTGAACAAGCGCGCCGGCTATCGCGCGGCGTTTGCCGACTTCGACGTCGACAAGGTCGCCCGTTTCACGCCGAAGCGGATCGACGAGCTGGTGCTCGATGCGCGCATCGTACGCAACCGCGCGAAGATCGAGGCAACCGTCGCGAACGCGCGCGCGGTCCAGCAGATTCGCGCGGAGCACGGCTCGCTCGCGGCGTTCCTGTGGTCGTTCGTCGACGGCGCGCCGTTACAGAACGCATGGGCGTCGTACCGCGAAGCGCCGGCGTCGACCGAGCGCTCGGATGCACTCAGCAAGGCGCTCAAGCGCTACGGCTGCAAGTTCGTCGGCTCGACGATCTGCTATGCGCTGATGCAGGCGACGGGCATGGTCAACGACCACGAGAAGAACTGTCCATGCCGCGCGCGCTGCGCGGCGCTCGGCAAGAAGATGGGGAAAAAGGGGTCGGCGGCATGA
- the fliD gene encoding flagellar filament capping protein FliD produces MSTPVTSTTTTTQQQTNAALQQAAQSIISGSTGNSSMDVNSLVTALVNAKTAGQTAALSTSIATDQTTLSALGTLKAALTALQAGIGSLSDGTLTQKFTATATGSGLTATTAAGAVAGSYSVAVTQIATSQTLSSGAFDATQQLGTGTLTLSVGGKSTSISIDSTNNTLSGIAAAINSASNNPGVTATIVTGTDGAHLVLRSATTGAANVINVGVSNLSGDNGLSSLNVTSTASTTGGQSTIQSGGTIAWMQSTSAQDAEFTVGGIAASSANNAVTGAIAGVTLNLTQAAVGTTQTLDVATDTTAQATAITNVVNLYNTVVTTMASLSSLSGAGTSSQSAGPLLGDSTLNMIRNSLARVVGAGVTTGGSTVSLASIGITFADSSTSTQADGTLTIDTTKLNAALQNNPSTVAALFNSTNGIGAELNNTIQGYVQTGGVFDTRSNALNQDLKSLAQQQTQLASYASQLTSQYNAQFTALNTLMAQMNTNSNYLTQLFGGANSSGTLATNK; encoded by the coding sequence ATGTCCACGCCCGTCACCAGCACTACGACTACGACGCAGCAGCAAACCAACGCGGCGCTACAGCAAGCAGCGCAGTCGATCATCAGCGGCTCGACGGGCAACTCGTCGATGGACGTCAACTCGCTCGTGACCGCGCTCGTCAACGCAAAAACGGCGGGCCAGACCGCCGCGCTGTCGACGTCGATCGCCACCGACCAGACGACGCTTTCCGCGCTCGGCACGCTGAAGGCCGCGCTCACCGCGCTGCAAGCCGGGATTGGCTCGCTCAGCGACGGCACGTTGACCCAGAAATTCACCGCCACGGCGACGGGCAGCGGCCTCACGGCGACGACGGCCGCCGGCGCGGTGGCCGGCAGCTATTCGGTTGCCGTCACGCAAATCGCCACGTCGCAGACGTTGTCTTCCGGCGCATTCGATGCGACGCAGCAGCTCGGCACGGGCACGCTGACACTGTCGGTCGGCGGCAAATCGACGTCGATTTCGATCGACTCGACGAACAACACGCTTTCCGGCATCGCCGCCGCGATCAATTCCGCATCGAACAACCCCGGCGTGACGGCGACGATCGTCACGGGCACCGACGGCGCGCACCTCGTGCTGCGCTCGGCGACGACGGGCGCCGCGAACGTGATCAACGTCGGCGTGAGCAACCTGTCCGGCGACAACGGGCTGTCGAGCCTCAATGTGACGTCGACGGCGAGCACGACGGGCGGCCAGTCGACGATCCAGTCCGGCGGCACGATCGCATGGATGCAAAGCACGTCCGCGCAGGACGCCGAGTTCACGGTGGGCGGCATCGCCGCGTCGAGCGCGAACAACGCGGTGACGGGCGCGATCGCCGGCGTCACGCTGAATCTGACGCAGGCCGCCGTCGGCACGACGCAGACGCTCGACGTCGCGACCGACACGACCGCGCAGGCGACCGCGATCACGAACGTCGTCAACCTGTACAACACGGTCGTCACGACGATGGCGTCGCTGTCGTCGCTGTCGGGCGCGGGCACCAGCTCGCAAAGCGCGGGGCCGCTCCTCGGCGACTCGACGCTCAACATGATCCGCAACTCGCTCGCACGGGTCGTCGGCGCAGGCGTCACGACGGGCGGCTCGACCGTGTCGCTCGCGTCGATCGGCATCACGTTCGCCGATAGCTCGACGTCGACGCAGGCGGACGGCACGCTGACCATCGACACCACGAAGCTGAATGCGGCGCTGCAGAACAATCCGTCGACCGTCGCCGCGCTGTTCAACTCGACGAACGGCATCGGCGCTGAACTGAACAACACGATCCAGGGCTACGTGCAGACGGGCGGCGTCTTCGATACCCGTTCGAACGCGCTGAACCAGGATCTGAAGAGCCTCGCGCAGCAGCAGACGCAGCTCGCGTCGTACGCGTCGCAGCTGACGTCGCAGTACAACGCCCAGTTCACCGCGCTCAACACGCTGATGGCGCAGATGAACACCAATTCGAACTACCTGACGCAACTGTTCGGCGGCGCCAACAGCTCGGGCACGCTGGCGACCAACAAGTAA
- the fliT gene encoding flagellar protein FliT, giving the protein MEKPEMDQLSLVEHVLSITREIDHAVQMANWTEAARLTEERSPYLMSISAEQTPASLALVRQVQAIDAALLANAKAAQAELQVEYRTAMDRLSKAGAYQAAAQF; this is encoded by the coding sequence ATGGAGAAGCCGGAAATGGATCAGCTGTCGTTGGTTGAACACGTGCTGTCGATCACCCGCGAAATCGATCACGCGGTGCAGATGGCCAACTGGACCGAGGCCGCGCGCCTGACCGAAGAGCGCTCGCCGTATCTGATGTCGATCTCGGCCGAACAGACGCCCGCGTCGCTCGCGCTCGTGCGCCAGGTCCAGGCGATCGATGCTGCGCTTCTCGCGAACGCGAAGGCGGCGCAAGCCGAGTTGCAGGTCGAATACCGCACCGCCATGGATCGGTTGAGCAAGGCCGGCGCCTATCAGGCGGCTGCGCAGTTCTGA
- a CDS encoding CsgG/HfaB family protein, translating to MKTSKTVLALLAASAIVALSGCATEASRTLPVPASASAQKPFAGKPIEIAVGKFDNRSSYMRGIFTDGIDRLGGQAKTILVTELQQSRRFNVLDRENLDEIKQEAAFMKKTQKVKGANYVVTGDVTEFGRKEVGDQQLFGILGRGKSQIAYAKVNLNIVDTTTSEVVLSSQGAGEYSLSNREIIGFGGTAGYDSTLNGKVLDLAIQEAVNHLVEQVDAGALASGK from the coding sequence TTGAAAACTTCGAAGACAGTTCTGGCGTTGCTCGCGGCATCGGCCATCGTCGCGTTGAGCGGCTGCGCGACCGAAGCGTCGCGCACGCTGCCCGTGCCTGCGTCGGCCAGCGCGCAAAAGCCGTTTGCCGGCAAGCCGATCGAGATCGCGGTCGGCAAGTTCGATAACCGTTCGAGCTACATGCGCGGCATCTTCACCGACGGCATCGATCGTCTGGGCGGCCAGGCGAAGACGATTCTCGTCACGGAGCTGCAGCAGAGCCGCCGCTTCAACGTGCTCGATCGCGAGAATCTCGACGAGATCAAGCAGGAGGCCGCCTTCATGAAGAAGACGCAGAAAGTGAAGGGCGCGAATTACGTCGTGACGGGCGACGTGACCGAGTTCGGCCGCAAGGAAGTCGGCGATCAGCAGTTGTTCGGCATTCTCGGTCGCGGCAAGAGCCAGATCGCGTACGCGAAGGTGAACCTGAACATCGTCGACACGACGACGTCGGAAGTCGTGCTGTCGAGCCAGGGCGCGGGCGAATACAGCCTGTCGAACCGCGAGATCATCGGCTTCGGCGGCACCGCCGGTTACGACTCGACGCTGAACGGCAAGGTGCTCGATCTCGCGATCCAGGAAGCGGTCAATCACCTCGTCGAGCAGGTCGACGCGGGCGCGCTCGCGTCCGGCAAGTAA